The following proteins are encoded in a genomic region of Magallana gigas chromosome 1, xbMagGiga1.1, whole genome shotgun sequence:
- the LOC117691974 gene encoding uncharacterized protein F54H12.2-like: MAFLSSENKDIAQPMELSLFASPTNQVAVEKVYFTEARPISSIGASDTPIEIVVSGAGAEYIDFKRSRLYVKARILKADGTTLSAEEKTGIINLPLQSMFSQMDVYLNNKLVSFNTNNYPWKAYLKTVLFGGKEELSSQKQSQLFFKDDGKLDDANAYNGGNSGLVMRYGFTQESRVFELEGNLMEDIFDNDKYLINGVDIYIKLFRSSAPFLVMSAQDSPSYKLELLDVVYKVAKVRVDPGVLLNHSKQIESNPVKYTISRNELKMNTIPKGSTEFYWDNIFPQAIPDRIVVGLVDQKAVNGNYTSNPFNFEHFNLTDVGIYVNGESVPGRPLKADFSAGHYSSAYARLFEASGKWNQDAGLIITRENFGSGYSLFVFTIDPCGFGEEYLNLIRRGNTRLELKFKQATTKAVNILVFATFSSLLEVDKTRDINYIQP; the protein is encoded by the coding sequence ATGGCTTTTCTAAGCAGTGAGAATAAGGATATAGCACAACCCATGGAATTGTCTCTATTTGCTTCCCCGACTAATCAAGTAGCAGTGGAGAAGGTATACTTTACGGAAGCCAGGCCTATTTCCAGTATTGGAGCGTCAGACACTCCCATTGAAATAGTGGTATCAGGAGCGGGAGCGGAATACATCGATTTTAAAAGAAGTCGATTATATGTGAAAGCTAGAATCTTAAAAGCTGACGGTACCACATTATCAGCTGAAGAAAAGACAGGAATCATCAATTTACCGCTGCAAAGCATGTTTTCTCAGATGGATGTCTACTTAAACAACAAGTTGGTTTCCTTTAACACAAACAATTATCCATGGAAAGCTTACCTGAAAACTGTTTTATTTGGTGGAAAAGAAGAACTATCTTCCCAAAAACAGTCCCAGTTGTTTTTCAAGGACGACGGAAAGTTGGATGACGCTAACGCTTATAATGGCGGCAATTCTGGACTAGTCATGCGCTATGGCTTTACACAGGAAAGTCGTGTATTTGAACTGGAGGGCAACCTAATGGAGGATATTTTTGACAACGATAAATACCTGATTAATGGTGTGGACATCTACATCAAGCTCTTTAGATCTAGTGCACCGTTTCTTGTGATGTCTGCGCAGGACTCACCGTCTTACAAACTAGAATTATTAGATGTCGTGTACAAAGTGGCCAAAGTACGAGTCGATCCAGGTGTTCTGCTAAACCACAGCAAGCAGATAGAATCTAATCCCGTGAAGTACACCATCTcaagaaatgaattaaaaatgaacaCCATACCTAAAGGATCTACAGAATTTTACTGGGATAACATTTTCCCACAGGCGATACCCGATCGAATCGTTGTGGGATTGGTGGATCAGAAAGCCGTGAATGGAAACTATACAAGTAATCCATTTAATTTCGAACATTTTAATCTAACAGATGTAGGGATATATGTCAACGGAGAAAGCGTCCCAGGCAGACCCTTAAAAGCTGATTTCTCGGCAGGTCATTATTCGTCAGCATATGCTCGACTGTTTGAGGCCTCTGGAAAATGGAATCAAGACGCCGGTCTCATAATTACTCGAGAAAACTTTGGAAGTGGATATTCGCTGTTTGTTTTTACCATCGACCCCTGTGGGTTTGGTGAGGAATATTTAAACCTAATTCGTCGAGGAAACACCAGACTCGAACTTAAGTTCAAGCAAGCAACAACAAAAGCAGTCAACATCTTAGTGTTTGCCACCTTTTCCTCTCTACTAGAAGTGGACAAGACCCGGGACATCAATTACATTCAACCATGA